A section of the Devosia rhizoryzae genome encodes:
- a CDS encoding class I SAM-dependent methyltransferase encodes MTSDVSRLIGYYKSPLGRLSRALVREQVTDLAGDVRGKRVLGLGFSTPYLRFTLEKAERVLAFMPARQGASAWPREGPSHTVLCDPLEMPLTDAAVDLTIAIHALEHVADAEELMRELWRVTAPNGHLLLVVPRRRGIWAQRDNTPFGQGNPYSGSQLEKLLRDHSFVPEAWRDALFLPPFQSRFVLKYPRFFERFGRLFGPAMSGVICVRARKEAFPAVPRRKKAERYVRVPGLSPATARSG; translated from the coding sequence ATGACCAGCGATGTCTCGCGCCTTATCGGATATTACAAATCGCCGCTTGGCCGGCTGTCGCGCGCCTTGGTGCGCGAGCAGGTCACGGATTTGGCCGGCGATGTGCGCGGCAAGCGGGTTCTGGGGCTTGGCTTTTCGACGCCTTATCTCCGCTTTACGCTGGAGAAAGCCGAGCGCGTCCTGGCCTTCATGCCGGCGCGGCAGGGGGCTTCGGCCTGGCCGCGTGAGGGTCCGTCCCATACCGTTCTCTGCGATCCGCTGGAAATGCCGCTGACCGATGCCGCGGTCGATCTCACCATTGCCATTCACGCGCTCGAGCATGTGGCGGATGCCGAAGAGCTGATGCGCGAGCTGTGGCGGGTCACGGCGCCCAATGGGCATCTGCTCTTGGTGGTGCCGCGGCGGCGGGGCATCTGGGCGCAGCGCGACAATACGCCGTTCGGCCAGGGCAATCCTTATTCCGGAAGCCAGCTCGAAAAGCTGCTGCGGGATCATAGTTTCGTACCGGAAGCCTGGCGCGACGCTTTGTTCCTGCCCCCGTTTCAGTCGCGGTTCGTTCTGAAATATCCGCGTTTTTTCGAGCGGTTCGGGCGCCTCTTCGGGCCGGCGATGAGCGGGGTGATCTGCGTGCGGGCGCGCAAGGAGGCATTTCCGGCAGTGCCGCGGCGCAAGAAGGCCGAACGCTATGTGCGCGTGCCGGGTCTGTCGCCGGCAACGGCGCGGTCGGGGTAG
- a CDS encoding DUF2125 domain-containing protein, whose translation MKKRIIILGSILLTLVVLWSGAWLFVSSQIKTQVDALALADGETAPQLTCATLDIGGYPFNFDVRCAGATLVSGDLMVTVPDLRASVLAYRPNHVLASAAGPAEISDAFTGGRNEVSWTALDASLRIENWRIARLSVEGDGLSWNDTLFGNALISKSGHLEAHLLDMPELHDPATGRAALAAYVSASDVEVPGIELAQTTAEIEAELTGLPDDIRNWGAAPLLEDWQQAGGKLSLVAVRANDGVSDLSATGDLALDEAGYPTGSLAIDSKGVAERIGPFIQEPWRTLVLGVPGEDGRHKNQLSFANGGLSSGLVPISALPSLF comes from the coding sequence ATGAAAAAGCGAATCATCATTCTCGGCTCGATCCTTCTGACCCTGGTCGTTCTGTGGAGCGGCGCCTGGCTCTTTGTCTCGTCGCAGATCAAGACGCAGGTTGATGCTTTGGCTCTGGCCGACGGGGAAACGGCGCCGCAGCTCACCTGTGCGACGCTCGACATCGGCGGCTATCCGTTCAACTTCGACGTCCGTTGTGCCGGCGCCACGCTGGTCAGCGGCGATCTGATGGTGACCGTTCCCGATCTGCGCGCCAGCGTCCTCGCCTATCGTCCCAACCACGTGCTGGCGTCCGCCGCGGGCCCCGCCGAAATTTCCGACGCCTTCACCGGCGGGCGCAATGAAGTGAGCTGGACCGCACTGGATGCCAGCCTTCGCATCGAGAATTGGCGCATCGCCCGGCTGTCGGTTGAAGGCGACGGGCTGAGCTGGAACGACACGCTCTTCGGCAATGCCCTGATTAGCAAGAGCGGGCACCTCGAAGCGCACCTCCTCGACATGCCGGAACTCCATGACCCCGCCACCGGCCGTGCCGCGCTCGCCGCCTATGTCAGCGCCAGCGACGTTGAAGTGCCCGGCATCGAGTTGGCGCAGACCACGGCCGAGATCGAGGCTGAGCTCACCGGCCTGCCCGACGACATCCGCAACTGGGGTGCCGCGCCACTGCTTGAGGATTGGCAGCAGGCCGGCGGCAAGCTCAGCCTCGTTGCCGTTCGCGCCAATGATGGCGTTTCCGATCTTTCGGCCACCGGTGACCTCGCGCTTGACGAAGCGGGCTATCCAACCGGGTCCCTCGCCATCGACTCCAAAGGTGTCGCCGAACGCATCGGCCCGTTCATCCAGGAGCCCTGGCGTACCCTGGTTCTCGGCGTTCCGGGCGAAGACGGCCGCCACAAGAACCAGCTCAGCTTCGCCAACGGCGGCCTGAGCTCAGGCCTCGTGCCCATCTCCGCCCTGCCGAGCCTTTTCTGA
- a CDS encoding response regulator, giving the protein MARILLAEDDPSVRAFVVSALTMKGHEVVAEEDGGLAAETADAEGGRFDLLLSDIKMPVMDGIALALHVGALYPDVTILLMTGFADQRERAHGLDALIYDVITKPFTLADLLAKVDDALAGKPVEVVSLGRRELGE; this is encoded by the coding sequence TTGGCCCGTATCCTCCTCGCCGAAGACGATCCTTCCGTTCGCGCCTTCGTGGTCAGTGCCCTCACCATGAAGGGTCACGAGGTCGTCGCCGAAGAAGATGGCGGCCTTGCCGCCGAAACAGCCGATGCCGAGGGCGGGCGCTTCGACCTGCTGCTTTCCGACATAAAGATGCCCGTGATGGACGGCATCGCCCTCGCGCTCCATGTCGGCGCGCTCTATCCGGACGTCACGATCCTCTTGATGACCGGCTTTGCCGACCAGCGCGAGCGCGCCCATGGGCTCGATGCGCTGATCTACGACGTCATCACCAAGCCGTTTACGTTGGCGGATCTCCTGGCCAAGGTGGATGACGCGCTGGCGGGCAAGCCCGTCGAGGTGGTGAGCTTGGGACGGCGGGAGTTGGGGGAGTAG
- the gloB gene encoding hydroxyacylglutathione hydrolase, which yields MALIVDVFPARQDNYGYLVHDEATGRTAAIDAPEAKAIRDALTRRGWTLSDIFITHHHIDHVEAIPELKSAFGARVVGPRAEADKIEGLDELVGDGDVVTLGETTFEVMDAPGHTLGHIVFYDRDGGHLFSADALFSLGVGRMFEGKPGPMWEGVKRLRDLPDETLVYCGHEYTQSNARFALSVDPDNVALQQRAADVDALRAEGKPTIPFKLGEDKRANPFLRADAPELAAYYGLEGKEPSEVFAAIRKGKDNF from the coding sequence ATGGCCCTCATCGTCGACGTCTTTCCCGCCCGCCAAGACAATTACGGCTACCTGGTGCATGACGAGGCCACGGGCCGCACCGCCGCCATCGACGCGCCCGAAGCCAAGGCCATCCGCGACGCACTGACCCGCCGCGGCTGGACCCTCTCCGACATCTTCATCACCCATCACCATATCGACCACGTGGAAGCCATTCCCGAGCTCAAATCCGCCTTCGGCGCCCGCGTCGTCGGTCCGCGCGCCGAGGCCGACAAGATCGAGGGGCTCGATGAACTCGTGGGCGACGGGGATGTGGTGACGCTCGGCGAAACAACCTTCGAGGTGATGGATGCGCCCGGCCACACGCTGGGCCACATCGTCTTTTACGACCGCGACGGTGGGCACCTTTTTTCCGCCGACGCGCTCTTCTCGCTCGGCGTCGGCCGCATGTTCGAAGGTAAGCCCGGGCCCATGTGGGAAGGCGTCAAGCGCCTCCGCGACCTGCCAGACGAGACGCTGGTCTATTGCGGACACGAATATACGCAGTCCAATGCCCGCTTTGCCCTCTCGGTGGACCCCGACAACGTCGCCCTGCAGCAGCGCGCTGCCGATGTCGATGCATTGCGGGCAGAAGGCAAGCCCACCATCCCGTTCAAGCTCGGCGAAGACAAACGCGCCAATCCCTTCCTTCGCGCCGATGCACCCGAACTCGCGGCCTATTACGGGCTCGAAGGCAAAGAGCCTTCCGAGGTGTTCGCCGCCATCCGCAAGGGCAAGGACAACTTCTAG
- the lysA gene encoding diaminopimelate decarboxylase, translating into MVHHFNHRDGVLYAEDVDINALAGQVGTPFYVYSSATLRRHVRVLREAFAGIPTLMAYAMKANSNQAVLKLMASEGCGADVVSLGELERALAAGISPNKIVFSGVAKTVAEMRRGLEVSIKCFNVESEPELERLSLIAADMGLTARVSVRINPDVDAKTHAKISTGKSENKFGIPFVRARDVYRRVAALPNIEAVGVDMHIGSQITDLEPFGDAFALMAELVGVLRADGHHIEHVDVGGGLGIPYDPEEDAPPLPEAYAAMVREKVGQLGCSLVIEPGRLLVGNAGILVTKVEYVKTGEADFIIVDAAMNDLIRPTLYEAHHDIQPVNPSNLPPITGDVVGPVCETGDYLAKGRTIAGVKEGDLLAVMSAGAYGAVMASTYNSRPLIPEVLVDGARWHVIRPRKSLEELLALDSVPDWV; encoded by the coding sequence ATGGTCCACCACTTCAATCACCGCGACGGCGTGCTTTATGCCGAGGACGTCGACATCAACGCTCTGGCGGGACAAGTCGGCACACCCTTTTACGTCTATTCCAGCGCCACGCTCCGCCGCCATGTGCGCGTCCTGCGCGAAGCCTTTGCGGGCATTCCGACGTTGATGGCCTATGCCATGAAGGCCAATTCCAACCAGGCCGTGCTCAAGCTCATGGCCTCGGAAGGCTGTGGCGCCGACGTTGTTTCGCTGGGCGAGCTCGAGCGCGCCCTGGCCGCGGGCATCAGCCCGAACAAGATCGTCTTCTCCGGCGTCGCCAAGACCGTTGCCGAGATGCGGCGCGGCCTCGAGGTCAGCATCAAGTGCTTCAACGTCGAAAGCGAACCTGAGCTTGAACGCCTGTCGTTGATCGCCGCCGACATGGGTCTGACCGCTCGCGTCTCGGTCCGCATCAATCCCGATGTCGATGCCAAAACCCATGCCAAGATCTCGACCGGCAAGAGCGAGAATAAGTTCGGCATCCCCTTCGTGCGGGCGCGCGACGTTTATCGCCGCGTCGCTGCACTGCCCAATATCGAAGCCGTCGGCGTCGACATGCATATCGGCTCCCAGATCACCGATCTCGAACCGTTCGGTGACGCCTTCGCGCTGATGGCCGAGCTTGTCGGCGTCCTCCGCGCCGATGGCCACCACATCGAACATGTCGATGTCGGCGGCGGCCTCGGCATCCCCTATGACCCCGAAGAAGACGCGCCGCCGCTGCCGGAGGCCTATGCCGCCATGGTGCGCGAAAAAGTCGGGCAACTCGGCTGTTCGCTGGTCATCGAGCCAGGTCGCTTGCTTGTCGGCAATGCCGGCATCCTCGTCACCAAGGTCGAATATGTGAAGACCGGCGAGGCCGATTTCATCATCGTCGATGCCGCGATGAACGACCTCATCCGCCCAACCCTTTACGAGGCGCATCACGACATTCAGCCCGTCAACCCATCCAACCTGCCGCCCATCACCGGCGACGTCGTCGGCCCGGTCTGCGAAACCGGGGACTACCTTGCCAAGGGCCGCACCATTGCCGGCGTCAAGGAAGGCGACCTTCTCGCCGTGATGAGCGCCGGCGCCTATGGCGCGGTCATGGCCTCGACCTATAATTCCCGCCCGCTGATCCCTGAAGTTCTGGTGGACGGAGCAAGGTGGCACGTCATCCGCCCCCGCAAGTCGCTAGAGGAATTGCTGGCGCTCGATAGCGTGCCGGACTGGGTTTAA
- the hisC gene encoding histidinol-phosphate transaminase has protein sequence MSDPVRPLPQPGILDIAPYLPGKAGAPGSKAIKLSANESPLGASPKAIEAFAAAAQQLEIYPEGSSRLLREALGEVHGLDPALIVCGNGSDDLLHLLAQTYLGEGDEAVMNRYGFSVYPIITQAAGARIVMVDETDFTADVDALLASVTPRTKVVWLANPNNPTGTYLPDAEVRRLHAWLSPDILLVIDNAYAEYVTADDFTVGSDLVREADNVVMVRTFSKMGLAAARIGWMFGPAHVVDAIHRIRGPFNVNLPAQMAGAAAARDTEFTERLKSFNAQWRDWLTAELDGNHMRVIPSQANFILVQFPDAEHAALAFTTLLERGLVVREVGASYGIHDALRISIGSEQAMRGVAGILQALVKVG, from the coding sequence ATGTCCGATCCCGTTCGTCCCCTCCCGCAACCTGGCATTCTCGATATTGCGCCCTATCTGCCCGGCAAGGCCGGGGCGCCGGGAAGCAAGGCGATCAAGCTTTCGGCCAATGAGTCTCCGCTTGGGGCCAGTCCCAAGGCCATCGAGGCCTTTGCCGCGGCCGCGCAGCAGCTCGAAATCTATCCGGAAGGGTCGTCGCGCCTGTTGCGCGAGGCGCTGGGCGAGGTGCATGGGCTCGATCCGGCGCTGATCGTTTGCGGCAATGGGTCGGATGATCTCCTCCACCTTCTGGCGCAGACTTATCTTGGCGAAGGCGATGAGGCGGTGATGAACCGCTATGGTTTTTCAGTTTATCCGATCATCACCCAGGCAGCCGGCGCCCGCATCGTCATGGTCGACGAGACGGATTTCACCGCCGATGTCGACGCGCTGCTTGCCTCCGTGACGCCGCGCACCAAGGTGGTGTGGCTCGCCAACCCGAACAACCCGACCGGCACCTATTTGCCCGATGCGGAAGTACGGCGGCTGCATGCGTGGCTTAGTCCCGACATTTTGCTGGTCATCGACAATGCCTATGCCGAGTATGTCACCGCGGACGATTTCACCGTCGGCAGCGATCTAGTGCGTGAGGCCGACAATGTCGTCATGGTGCGCACCTTTTCCAAGATGGGGCTGGCGGCCGCGCGGATCGGCTGGATGTTCGGGCCGGCGCATGTGGTCGATGCCATTCATCGCATTCGCGGGCCGTTCAACGTCAACCTGCCGGCGCAGATGGCAGGAGCGGCTGCAGCGCGGGACACCGAATTCACCGAGCGGCTCAAGAGTTTCAACGCGCAGTGGCGCGACTGGCTGACAGCGGAGCTCGACGGCAACCATATGCGCGTCATTCCGAGCCAGGCGAATTTCATCCTGGTGCAGTTTCCCGATGCCGAGCATGCGGCTCTGGCGTTCACGACCTTGCTGGAGCGGGGGCTGGTGGTGCGCGAGGTCGGCGCCTCCTACGGCATCCATGATGCCTTGCGCATTTCGATCGGCAGTGAGCAAGCCATGCGCGGCGTGGCTGGCATTCTACAGGCTTTGGTGAAGGTCGGATGA
- the ftsE gene encoding cell division ATP-binding protein FtsE, whose product MIEFSDVGLRYGNGPEILKDLTFSIEPGSFHFLTGPSGAGKTSLLRMLLLALKPSRGRVTMFDEDVGKLDQDRLLQLRRHIGIVFQEFRLLDHLTTFENVALPLRVLGQPESEYRPNVVELLEWVGLGERMHALPTLLSGGEKQRAAIARAVIARPKVLLADEPTGNVDPDLSSRLVHLFAELNRTLGMTIILATHELPLLDRFSYPRMVLNKGELTIHD is encoded by the coding sequence TTGATCGAATTTTCCGATGTGGGCCTGCGCTACGGCAATGGTCCGGAAATCCTCAAAGACCTCACCTTTTCGATCGAGCCCGGCTCGTTTCATTTCCTGACCGGACCGTCCGGCGCCGGCAAGACTTCGCTCTTGCGCATGCTGCTTCTGGCGCTCAAGCCCAGCCGCGGCCGGGTGACCATGTTCGACGAGGATGTGGGCAAGCTCGACCAAGACCGGCTGCTGCAGCTGCGCCGCCACATCGGCATCGTGTTCCAGGAATTTCGCCTCCTCGATCACCTGACGACCTTCGAAAACGTCGCCCTGCCCCTCCGCGTCCTCGGCCAGCCGGAAAGCGAATACCGGCCCAATGTGGTCGAACTTCTCGAATGGGTCGGTCTCGGCGAACGCATGCATGCGCTCCCAACGCTCCTTTCGGGCGGCGAAAAACAGCGCGCCGCCATCGCCCGTGCCGTGATCGCCCGGCCAAAAGTGCTGCTCGCCGACGAGCCCACCGGCAATGTCGACCCAGACCTTTCGAGCCGCCTCGTGCACCTATTCGCCGAGCTCAACCGCACGCTGGGCATGACTATTATTCTGGCGACCCACGAATTGCCGTTGCTCGATCGCTTTTCTTATCCGCGCATGGTGCTCAACAAGGGGGAGTTGACCATCCATGATTAG
- a CDS encoding MJ0042-type zinc finger domain-containing protein yields MIITCPHCQTKYQVTFEAIGSAGRKVQCAHCGQAWDQRPLAPAEPEIEDDRLFDQMAEDALDEVMAAEEQAVAAEKAATRPPAPVAETAPPRAPDAAELRKRQAAFSRRQSAVSSRLPLARLRRAARVVGVVLCASLGVGAYFGRAQLVERYPDLAGVYEAMGIGVNVVGLNFAEVATLKTLSNGSEVLMVSAQIVGLQTQPVPVPPVVVSLLDDGGRAIYEWSVVPQVPDLMAGERATFDTRLSQPPGEAVRVRLSFAGDSVQSPVQAGGHETPSAAAPAEPSHAPPEPSAPAAAAHGAPEHH; encoded by the coding sequence ATGATCATCACCTGTCCGCATTGCCAGACCAAGTACCAGGTGACCTTCGAGGCCATCGGCTCGGCAGGGCGCAAGGTGCAATGCGCCCATTGCGGGCAGGCCTGGGACCAGCGTCCGCTGGCGCCAGCCGAGCCCGAGATCGAGGATGATCGGCTTTTCGACCAGATGGCGGAAGATGCACTGGACGAAGTGATGGCCGCCGAAGAGCAGGCCGTTGCCGCCGAAAAGGCTGCCACGCGGCCGCCGGCGCCTGTTGCCGAAACTGCCCCGCCACGCGCGCCCGATGCGGCCGAGTTGCGAAAGCGGCAGGCCGCGTTTTCGCGCCGGCAAAGCGCGGTGAGTTCGCGGCTGCCATTGGCGCGGCTGCGGCGGGCGGCGCGGGTGGTCGGTGTCGTGCTATGCGCCAGTCTGGGCGTCGGTGCCTATTTCGGACGCGCTCAGTTGGTGGAGCGCTATCCAGACCTTGCGGGCGTCTATGAAGCCATGGGCATCGGCGTCAATGTCGTGGGTCTCAACTTTGCCGAGGTGGCAACGCTCAAGACCTTGTCGAACGGCAGCGAAGTGCTGATGGTTTCGGCCCAGATCGTGGGGCTGCAAACGCAGCCGGTGCCGGTGCCGCCGGTCGTGGTGAGCCTCCTCGATGACGGGGGCCGCGCCATCTACGAGTGGAGCGTCGTGCCGCAGGTGCCTGACCTGATGGCTGGCGAGCGCGCCACGTTCGACACCCGCCTTTCGCAGCCGCCAGGCGAGGCCGTGCGTGTGCGCCTGAGCTTTGCCGGCGACTCAGTGCAATCGCCTGTGCAGGCTGGGGGGCATGAAACGCCCTCTGCTGCTGCGCCGGCCGAGCCATCACACGCTCCACCCGAGCCGAGCGCGCCCGCAGCGGCGGCGCATGGCGCCCCTGAACACCACTAA
- a CDS encoding lysophospholipid acyltransferase family protein: MGQSIRTAIQAVRTAIFYALFIGNTTICALIAGTVGLFAERTAFGWGIAKYWCASSLVLLRVICGVRTEVEGAENIPPGGSIVGSKHQSDWDIFAIFPHLVRPAYIAKKELMQIPFFGWAARSLDCIEIDRKRGAQAIPQMLAQAKAAAERGCQIVIYPEGTRKAALAPAEYRQGIVRMYTTLGVPVVPVALNSGLYWGRNSPIIWPGTAKARFLPAIEPGLPPDVFTERLRSVIEAESNRLALEALESGIARPLDDRLKQRFDLLRKNTAA; encoded by the coding sequence ATGGGTCAGTCGATCCGCACCGCCATCCAGGCCGTTCGCACGGCGATTTTTTACGCCCTCTTTATCGGCAATACGACGATCTGCGCGCTGATCGCGGGCACGGTCGGGCTCTTTGCCGAGCGCACGGCTTTCGGCTGGGGCATCGCCAAATACTGGTGCGCTTCGAGCCTTGTGCTGCTGCGGGTCATCTGCGGTGTGCGGACCGAAGTCGAAGGCGCCGAAAACATTCCGCCCGGCGGCTCGATCGTCGGCTCCAAGCACCAATCGGACTGGGATATCTTTGCGATCTTTCCCCATCTCGTCCGCCCCGCCTACATCGCCAAGAAGGAGCTGATGCAAATCCCCTTCTTCGGCTGGGCCGCGCGTTCGCTGGATTGCATCGAGATCGACCGCAAACGCGGCGCCCAAGCCATTCCGCAGATGTTGGCGCAGGCCAAGGCGGCCGCCGAGCGTGGGTGCCAGATCGTCATCTATCCAGAGGGCACCCGTAAGGCTGCCTTAGCCCCGGCCGAATACCGCCAGGGTATTGTCCGGATGTACACGACGCTCGGTGTTCCGGTTGTGCCGGTCGCCCTCAACTCGGGCCTCTACTGGGGCCGCAATAGTCCTATAATCTGGCCCGGCACCGCCAAGGCGCGTTTTCTTCCGGCAATCGAACCCGGCCTTCCGCCCGACGTCTTCACCGAGCGGCTGCGCTCCGTCATCGAGGCCGAAAGCAACCGCCTGGCTCTCGAAGCGCTGGAATCGGGGATAGCGCGTCCGCTCGACGATCGGCTCAAGCAGCGTTTCGATCTTCTGCGTAAGAACACCGCAGCTTGA
- a CDS encoding cell division protein FtsX, which yields MIRQLLRLLPRRGGAAPIVPEKSVAGRTLLLLITIMAFLSAVTLGGVVLVQKSAIAWSADVGREMTIQLRPVEGEVMESNLRTAVSLAQSTPGVGAARALTVEESQALLEPWLGAGLDLSAIDIPRLIVVQLTDPVDADVEQLQRNLQAINGASLDTHAAWREQLNVMAGTVVISGLLILGLIGVATVLAIVFATRGAMASNREIVDVLHFIGASNKFIAGAFQGRFLSIGLQGGILGALLAILFFLVIGTAANSVLPSEATAQVGVLFGDFLLGWTGLVFILAVVPVIAVLTAVTSRTTVRRYLSEAS from the coding sequence ATGATTAGGCAATTGCTTCGCCTGCTGCCGCGCCGTGGCGGCGCCGCGCCAATCGTGCCGGAAAAGTCCGTGGCCGGCCGCACGCTGCTGCTGCTGATCACTATCATGGCGTTTTTGTCCGCCGTGACGCTTGGCGGCGTTGTGCTGGTGCAAAAATCGGCCATTGCCTGGTCTGCCGACGTTGGCCGCGAAATGACCATTCAGCTGCGCCCGGTCGAGGGCGAGGTGATGGAATCCAATCTGCGCACCGCCGTGTCGCTGGCGCAATCGACCCCGGGCGTCGGCGCCGCGCGCGCCCTGACGGTGGAAGAAAGCCAGGCCCTGCTCGAGCCATGGCTCGGTGCCGGCCTTGATCTTTCCGCCATCGACATCCCGCGCCTCATCGTCGTGCAGCTGACCGACCCCGTGGACGCCGATGTCGAGCAGCTGCAGCGCAACCTCCAAGCCATCAACGGCGCCAGTCTCGACACGCACGCCGCATGGCGCGAACAGCTCAATGTCATGGCCGGCACGGTGGTAATCTCGGGCCTCCTGATCCTCGGGCTCATCGGCGTTGCCACGGTTCTGGCCATCGTCTTCGCCACTCGCGGCGCCATGGCCTCCAATCGCGAGATCGTCGACGTTCTCCACTTCATCGGCGCCTCCAACAAGTTCATCGCCGGTGCCTTCCAGGGGCGCTTCCTTTCGATCGGCCTCCAGGGCGGGATCCTGGGCGCGCTGCTGGCCATCCTCTTCTTCCTCGTCATCGGCACCGCTGCCAACAGCGTCCTTCCCAGCGAGGCCACCGCGCAGGTCGGCGTTCTTTTCGGTGACTTCCTCCTTGGCTGGACCGGCCTCGTCTTCATTCTTGCGGTTGTACCAGTGATCGCGGTCTTGACCGCGGTGACCTCGCGCACGACGGTGCGGCGTTACTTGAGCGAGGCTTCCTGA
- a CDS encoding gamma-glutamylcyclotransferase, translating to MTSTQSNTVWVFGYGSLIWNPGFVFVSSQLGLLRGAHRSLSIISHYHRGTREQPGLVFGLTRGGSCRGMAFEVATESWAETRAYLNARELVTSVYRDVMRPVVLSDGRRVMALTYVVDEAHEQFAGVLTTEQQLAMIRAGVGISGRNVDYVLNTARHLEQLGIRDRALMELADALETGLEGQAA from the coding sequence ATGACGTCGACGCAAAGCAATACAGTCTGGGTTTTCGGCTACGGCTCGCTGATCTGGAACCCGGGCTTTGTGTTCGTCAGTTCGCAGCTCGGACTTTTGCGCGGCGCGCACCGGTCCTTGTCGATCATTTCGCATTATCATCGCGGCACGCGTGAGCAGCCAGGCCTTGTGTTCGGTTTGACGCGCGGTGGTTCCTGCCGTGGCATGGCTTTCGAGGTTGCGACGGAGAGCTGGGCCGAGACGCGCGCCTATCTCAATGCGCGTGAACTGGTGACTTCGGTTTATCGCGACGTCATGCGCCCGGTCGTGCTCTCCGATGGCCGTCGTGTCATGGCGCTGACCTATGTGGTGGACGAGGCGCATGAGCAGTTTGCGGGGGTGCTGACGACGGAGCAGCAACTAGCGATGATCCGCGCCGGTGTCGGCATTTCGGGCCGCAATGTCGATTACGTGCTCAATACTGCGCGTCATCTCGAACAGCTCGGCATCCGGGACCGGGCGCTGATGGAGCTGGCGGACGCGCTGGAAACAGGGCTTGAAGGTCAGGCCGCCTGA
- a CDS encoding prephenate/arogenate dehydrogenase family protein produces the protein MSAQFKKLALIGIGLIGSSIALAARRHRLVETIAIATRRAETLDEARALTLGDIYTLDAAEAVRGADLVILCAPVGAYEALAKTIAPALEPGAILSDVGSVKAHVHKVVGPYVPPGVAFIPGHPLAGTEHSGPGAGFAELFSGRWCVLTPGPEVPQEQTDKLVGFWRAMGSNVECMDAAHHDMVLAITSHVPHLVAYNIVGTVADLEADTKSEVIKFSASGFRDFTRIAASDPVMWRDVFLTNRDAVLEMLGRFLEDLSVLQRAVRTGDGPALEEMFTRTRAIRRSIINAGQETAAADFGRPHEAAPATLRESDEA, from the coding sequence ATGAGCGCACAATTCAAGAAACTTGCGCTGATCGGTATCGGCCTGATCGGGTCCTCGATCGCGTTAGCGGCGCGCCGGCATCGTCTTGTAGAGACGATCGCTATCGCCACGCGGCGGGCGGAAACGCTGGACGAGGCGCGGGCGCTTACTCTGGGCGACATCTATACGCTCGATGCCGCCGAAGCGGTGCGCGGCGCTGATCTCGTGATCCTCTGCGCTCCGGTTGGCGCCTACGAAGCCTTGGCCAAAACAATTGCGCCGGCGCTGGAGCCGGGTGCGATCTTGTCCGATGTCGGTTCGGTAAAGGCGCATGTGCACAAGGTCGTCGGGCCGTACGTGCCGCCCGGCGTCGCTTTTATCCCCGGTCACCCGCTGGCGGGGACCGAGCATTCCGGGCCCGGAGCAGGCTTTGCGGAGCTTTTCAGCGGTCGCTGGTGCGTGCTGACGCCGGGACCGGAAGTGCCGCAGGAGCAGACCGACAAGCTGGTCGGCTTCTGGCGCGCCATGGGCAGCAATGTGGAATGCATGGATGCGGCGCATCACGACATGGTGCTCGCCATCACCAGCCATGTGCCCCATCTGGTCGCTTATAATATCGTGGGGACCGTGGCCGATCTTGAAGCCGACACCAAGTCGGAAGTCATCAAGTTCTCGGCCTCGGGCTTCCGCGATTTTACGCGTATCGCTGCGTCCGACCCGGTGATGTGGCGCGACGTCTTTTTGACCAATCGCGATGCGGTGCTTGAAATGCTGGGCCGTTTTCTCGAGGATCTTTCGGTGCTGCAACGCGCGGTACGGACCGGCGACGGTCCGGCGCTGGAAGAAATGTTTACCCGCACCCGCGCCATTCGCCGCTCGATCATCAATGCCGGCCAGGAAACCGCAGCTGCCGATTTTGGCCGCCCGCATGAGGCGGCGCCGGCAACTTTAAGAGAGAGCGACGAGGCTTAA